The proteins below come from a single Streptococcus hyointestinalis genomic window:
- the pepA gene encoding glutamyl aminopeptidase, whose product MTELFDKIKAVTELDGIAGHEHNVRNYMREHMTPLVDSVETDGLGGIFGIKKHADANAPRIMVAAHMDEVGFMVSSIQADGTFRVVGIGGWNPLVVSSQRFTLYTRTGQAIPVISGSVPPHFLRGKDGGASLPNVSDIIFDGGFRDKAEAEQFGIAPGDIIVPKSEAILTANQKNVISKAWDNRYGVLMVLELLEQLKDTPLDNTLIAGANVQEEVGLRGAHVSTTKFDPELFFAVDCSPAGDVYGDQGHIGDGTLIRFYDPGHILLKDMRDFLLTTAEEAGIKYQYYTGKGGTDAGAAHLQNSGVPSTTIGVCARYIHSHQTLYAMDDFLEAQAFLQALLKKLDRSTVDLLKAY is encoded by the coding sequence ATGACTGAACTTTTTGACAAAATCAAAGCCGTCACAGAATTGGACGGTATCGCAGGACATGAGCACAATGTCCGTAACTACATGCGTGAGCATATGACACCGCTGGTTGACAGCGTTGAGACCGATGGTCTTGGTGGTATTTTCGGTATCAAAAAACACGCTGACGCTAACGCTCCTCGTATCATGGTCGCAGCGCACATGGATGAGGTTGGCTTTATGGTCTCTAGCATCCAAGCGGACGGGACTTTTCGTGTCGTAGGGATTGGCGGCTGGAACCCGCTCGTTGTCAGCTCTCAGCGCTTCACCCTCTACACACGCACAGGTCAAGCCATCCCTGTTATCTCAGGCTCTGTACCTCCTCATTTCCTACGTGGGAAAGATGGCGGTGCTAGCCTTCCAAACGTCTCTGACATTATCTTTGACGGAGGCTTTAGAGACAAGGCAGAAGCAGAGCAATTCGGCATTGCACCTGGGGACATCATCGTCCCAAAATCCGAAGCCATCCTCACTGCCAACCAAAAAAATGTCATCTCAAAAGCTTGGGACAACCGCTATGGCGTCTTGATGGTGCTTGAGCTGCTCGAGCAACTCAAAGACACGCCGCTTGATAATACCCTCATCGCTGGCGCTAATGTCCAAGAAGAAGTTGGCTTACGTGGTGCACATGTCTCCACAACCAAGTTTGACCCTGAGCTTTTCTTTGCCGTTGACTGCTCACCTGCTGGTGATGTCTATGGCGACCAAGGGCATATCGGAGATGGCACTTTGATTCGTTTCTACGACCCAGGGCATATTCTGCTAAAAGACATGCGTGATTTTCTCTTGACCACCGCCGAAGAAGCAGGTATCAAGTACCAATACTACACTGGAAAAGGCGGCACGGACGCTGGTGCTGCTCACTTGCAAAACAGTGGTGTGCCGTCTACAACCATCGGTGTCTGCGCACGCTACATCCACTCTCACCAAACCCTCTATGCTATGGATGACTTCTTAGAAGCGCAAGCCTTTTTACAAGCGCTCCTCAAAAAACTCGACCGTAGCACCGTTGATTTGCTCAAAGCCTACTAG
- a CDS encoding thioredoxin family protein produces the protein MISPKSYEDIADYIEKSERLVLFFTADWCPDCQFIYPALPEIEEKFSTFTFLRIDRDDFLDLAKTWDVYGIPSFIVLEDGKEIGRFVSKARKTKAEIMAFLADLEGKTQA, from the coding sequence ATGATTAGTCCAAAATCTTATGAAGACATTGCAGATTATATTGAAAAGAGTGAGCGTTTGGTGCTCTTTTTCACAGCAGATTGGTGCCCAGATTGTCAGTTTATCTATCCTGCTTTGCCAGAGATTGAGGAGAAATTTTCAACTTTTACCTTTCTTCGCATTGACAGGGATGATTTCCTTGATTTGGCAAAGACCTGGGACGTTTATGGGATTCCAAGTTTTATCGTCTTAGAAGATGGCAAGGAAATCGGACGATTTGTAAGCAAAGCTCGTAAAACAAAAGCAGAGATTATGGCATTTTTAGCCGATTTAGAAGGGAAAACACAGGCATGA
- the ytpR gene encoding YtpR family tRNA-binding protein: protein MIFSYNKAHVGDVLMVIVTDSKDQKLSFERRGKVARVFLEDSNETVAWNIFDASSLITLNGAGQVFLTDDDVVRLNQELEAEGFSERLVNDNAPKFVVGEIVEMTAHPDSDHLNICQVKIVEDKTVQIVAGAPNAKLGLKTIVALPGAMMPNGSLIFPGKLRGEDSFGMMCSPRELALPNAPQKRGIIELDETSVVGEAFDSQKHWIQG, encoded by the coding sequence ATGATTTTTAGCTATAATAAAGCACACGTCGGAGATGTGCTGATGGTGATTGTCACAGATAGTAAAGACCAAAAGCTCTCTTTTGAGCGCAGAGGAAAGGTGGCACGTGTCTTTTTAGAGGACAGCAATGAAACCGTAGCGTGGAATATTTTTGACGCTTCAAGTCTCATCACACTGAACGGTGCGGGGCAAGTCTTTCTGACAGACGATGACGTCGTTAGACTCAACCAAGAGCTTGAAGCTGAAGGCTTTAGCGAACGTTTAGTAAATGATAATGCGCCTAAGTTTGTCGTTGGTGAGATTGTCGAGATGACAGCACACCCAGATAGTGACCACCTCAACATCTGCCAAGTCAAAATCGTAGAGGACAAGACAGTGCAGATTGTCGCTGGAGCACCAAATGCTAAACTTGGTCTAAAGACCATCGTAGCTCTACCAGGTGCAATGATGCCAAATGGCAGTCTCATTTTCCCTGGAAAACTGCGTGGAGAAGACAGTTTTGGTATGATGTGCAGCCCTCGTGAGTTGGCACTGCCAAATGCTCCTCAAAAACGTGGCATCATCGAACTAGACGAGACTAGCGTCGTAGGTGAAGCTTTTGATAGCCAAAAACACTGGATACAAGGTTAA
- a CDS encoding single-stranded DNA-binding protein, with product MYNKVILIGRLTATPEMVKTPNDKSVTRVTLAVNRRFKRQDGEREADFINIVVWGRLAETLASYGSKGSLITVDGELRTRKYEKDGKKHYITEVLASSFQLLESRAQRAMRENNTGADLADLVLEEEELPF from the coding sequence ATGTATAATAAAGTAATTCTTATCGGACGTCTAACAGCTACGCCAGAAATGGTCAAAACACCTAATGACAAGTCGGTCACACGTGTGACCTTGGCGGTTAACCGTCGCTTCAAGCGCCAAGACGGTGAGCGAGAGGCTGACTTTATCAATATCGTTGTCTGGGGGCGCCTAGCAGAGACACTAGCCAGCTACGGCAGTAAAGGCAGTCTCATCACAGTAGATGGTGAGCTGAGAACACGAAAATACGAAAAAGACGGCAAAAAACACTACATCACAGAAGTTTTGGCATCGTCTTTCCAGCTTCTAGAGAGTCGTGCTCAGCGTGCCATGCGTGAAAACAACACAGGCGCTGACCTTGCTGACCTTGTCTTAGAAGAAGAGGAGCTACCATTTTAA
- the purD gene encoding phosphoribosylamine--glycine ligase — MKLLVVGSGGREHAIAKKLLDSKEVSQVFVAPGNDGMTLDGLDLVDIGISEHSALIAFAKEHEVDWTFIGPDDALAAGIVDEFEAAGLKAFGPKKAAAELEWSKDFAKSIMKKYGVPTARYETFSDFEAAKAYIEKEGAPIVVKADGLALGKGVVVAMTVEEAVAAAHDMLLDNKFGDSGARVVIEEFLDGEEFSLFAFVNGDKFYIMPTAQDHKRAFDGDKGPNTGGMGAYAPVPHLAPSVVETSVETIIKPVLEGMIDEGRPYLGVLYAGLILTADGPKVIEFNSRFGDPETQIILPRLTSDFAQNITDILEQKTPNITWTDKGVTLGVVVASEGYPLAYEKGVRLPEKTTGDITTYYAGAKFAENGKDLLSNGGRVYMLVTTADDVATAQKIIYEKLKTQETTGLFYRSDIGSKAL, encoded by the coding sequence GTGAAACTTTTAGTTGTTGGCTCAGGAGGACGTGAGCATGCTATTGCAAAAAAACTGTTGGACTCAAAAGAGGTGAGTCAGGTTTTTGTCGCACCGGGAAATGACGGAATGACGCTAGATGGTCTGGATTTAGTGGATATCGGAATTTCCGAACATTCAGCACTGATTGCTTTTGCCAAGGAGCATGAGGTGGATTGGACCTTTATCGGTCCAGACGATGCCTTGGCAGCAGGGATTGTAGACGAATTTGAAGCCGCTGGGCTCAAAGCTTTTGGACCTAAAAAAGCAGCGGCAGAGCTGGAGTGGTCCAAGGACTTTGCTAAGTCTATCATGAAAAAATACGGTGTGCCAACGGCACGCTATGAGACCTTTTCAGACTTTGAAGCAGCAAAAGCCTACATCGAAAAAGAAGGTGCCCCTATCGTGGTCAAGGCAGACGGCTTAGCACTTGGTAAGGGCGTGGTCGTTGCCATGACGGTGGAGGAAGCGGTAGCTGCTGCCCACGACATGCTTTTGGACAATAAATTTGGTGACAGCGGTGCGCGCGTGGTCATCGAGGAGTTTCTGGACGGCGAGGAGTTCTCCCTCTTTGCCTTTGTCAATGGCGACAAGTTTTACATTATGCCGACTGCGCAGGACCACAAGCGTGCCTTTGACGGTGATAAGGGTCCAAATACAGGCGGCATGGGAGCTTACGCACCTGTGCCACATTTGGCGCCGTCTGTCGTTGAGACGTCTGTTGAGACCATTATCAAGCCTGTACTCGAGGGCATGATTGATGAAGGACGTCCTTACCTAGGTGTGCTCTATGCGGGATTGATTTTGACAGCGGACGGTCCCAAGGTCATCGAGTTCAACTCGCGCTTTGGTGACCCTGAGACTCAGATTATCCTGCCACGCTTGACCAGTGATTTTGCGCAGAATATCACAGATATTTTAGAGCAAAAGACGCCTAACATCACTTGGACAGATAAGGGTGTGACCTTAGGTGTGGTTGTAGCGAGCGAAGGTTATCCGCTGGCTTATGAAAAAGGCGTGCGCTTGCCAGAAAAGACGACGGGTGACATCACGACCTACTATGCGGGCGCTAAGTTTGCTGAAAACGGCAAAGACCTGCTGTCAAATGGCGGACGTGTCTATATGCTGGTCACTACTGCAGATGACGTTGCCACAGCGCAAAAGATTATCTATGAAAAGCTAAAAACGCAAGAAACGACAGGACTATTTTACAGATCAGATATCGGGAGCAAGGCACTATGA
- the purE gene encoding 5-(carboxyamino)imidazole ribonucleotide mutase — protein MTAIISIIMGSKSDWATMQKTAEVLDQFGVLYEKKVVSAHRTPDLMFRHAEEARSRGVKVIIAGAGGAAHLPGMVAAKTTLPVIGVPVKSRALSGLDSLYSIVQMPGGVPVATMAIGEAGATNAALTALRILAIEDADLAQKLADFAEEQGKIAEASTDELI, from the coding sequence ATGACAGCAATCATTTCTATTATCATGGGGAGTAAGTCCGATTGGGCAACCATGCAAAAAACAGCCGAGGTACTAGACCAATTCGGCGTTCTTTATGAGAAAAAGGTGGTCTCTGCCCACCGCACGCCTGACCTCATGTTTCGCCATGCCGAAGAGGCACGCAGCAGAGGCGTTAAGGTCATCATCGCAGGCGCAGGCGGTGCAGCCCACCTACCAGGTATGGTCGCAGCCAAGACCACTCTGCCGGTCATTGGTGTGCCGGTCAAGTCTCGTGCCTTGAGTGGCCTCGACTCACTCTACTCTATCGTGCAAATGCCGGGCGGTGTACCTGTTGCTACCATGGCAATCGGCGAAGCAGGTGCCACCAACGCAGCCTTGACGGCTTTACGTATCCTCGCTATTGAGGACGCAGATCTTGCGCAGAAGCTAGCAGACTTTGCAGAGGAACAAGGAAAGATTGCGGAGGCGTCAACCGATGAACTCATCTAA
- the purK gene encoding 5-(carboxyamino)imidazole ribonucleotide synthase: MNSSKTIGIIGGGQLGQMMAISAIYMGHKVITLDPAADCPASRVSEVIVAPYDDVAALRELAERCDVLTYEFENVDAYGLDQVIKPGQLPQGTNLLRISQNRIFEKDFLANQAGVKVAPYKVIKSAKDLETLDLSKNYVLKTATGGYDGHGQVVVRSQENLQAARDLADQADCVLEEFVDFDLEISVIVSGNGHDVTVFPVQENIHRNNILSKTIVPARISEDLAAKAKQMAIKIAEQLHLSGTLCVEMFATADDILVNEIAPRPHNSGHYSIEACDFSQFDTHILGVLGETLPAIHLHAPAVMLNVLGQHVEKAQDFVHAHPSAHLHLYGKAEAKHNRKMGHVTVFSDKPEEVAEFGEGIDF; this comes from the coding sequence ATGAACTCATCTAAGACCATTGGCATTATCGGCGGCGGTCAGCTGGGGCAGATGATGGCAATTTCTGCCATTTACATGGGGCACAAGGTCATCACTCTTGACCCTGCTGCGGACTGTCCTGCCTCTCGTGTTAGCGAGGTCATCGTCGCTCCTTATGACGATGTGGCAGCTCTTCGTGAGCTGGCAGAGCGTTGCGATGTCCTGACCTACGAGTTTGAAAATGTGGACGCATACGGTCTGGATCAGGTCATCAAGCCTGGTCAACTGCCACAGGGCACCAATCTTCTACGTATCTCGCAAAATCGCATTTTTGAAAAGGACTTTCTTGCCAATCAAGCAGGGGTAAAAGTTGCCCCTTACAAGGTCATCAAGTCTGCAAAAGACTTGGAGACCCTTGACCTCTCCAAAAACTACGTTCTCAAAACGGCAACTGGAGGCTATGACGGACACGGTCAGGTGGTCGTTCGTAGTCAAGAGAACTTGCAGGCAGCTCGTGACTTGGCAGACCAAGCCGACTGTGTGCTAGAGGAGTTTGTCGACTTTGACCTTGAAATCTCGGTCATCGTCTCTGGTAATGGACATGACGTGACCGTCTTTCCCGTACAGGAAAATATCCACCGCAATAATATCCTCTCAAAAACCATCGTGCCTGCCCGCATTTCAGAGGACTTAGCAGCAAAAGCCAAGCAAATGGCGATAAAAATCGCTGAGCAGCTGCACCTATCAGGTACGCTTTGCGTTGAGATGTTTGCGACAGCAGATGATATCCTTGTCAATGAGATTGCACCACGTCCGCACAACTCTGGGCATTACAGTATTGAGGCTTGCGACTTTTCGCAGTTTGACACTCATATCCTAGGTGTTCTAGGAGAGACGCTTCCTGCTATCCACCTCCACGCCCCAGCCGTCATGCTCAATGTCCTCGGTCAGCACGTCGAGAAAGCCCAAGACTTTGTCCACGCCCACCCCTCTGCCCACCTCCACCTCTACGGCAAGGCGGAAGCTAAGCACAACCGCAAAATGGGGCATGTGACGGTGTTTAGTGATAAGCCTGAGGAGGTAGCGGAGTTTGGGGAAGGGATTGACTTTTAA
- a CDS encoding phosphoribosylaminoimidazole carboxylase: MLKIILHAFVEANKETAVVEVAFASQDKDMISAKMTELEKQFPQDYLAVYDLPLDTDLTQLPHYPSVAIGKEEFE, encoded by the coding sequence ATGCTAAAAATCATTCTACATGCCTTTGTTGAAGCAAATAAAGAAACAGCAGTCGTTGAAGTTGCTTTCGCCTCACAGGACAAAGACATGATTTCTGCAAAAATGACTGAACTCGAAAAACAGTTCCCTCAGGACTATTTGGCAGTTTACGACCTGCCGCTAGATACTGACTTAACCCAACTTCCACACTACCCGTCCGTAGCGATTGGGAAAGAGGAGTTTGAATGA
- the purB gene encoding adenylosuccinate lyase, translating to MIERYSRPEMANIWSEENKYRAWLEVEILADEAWAELGEIPKEDVALIREKATFDIDRILEIEQETRHDVVAFTRAVSESLGQERKWVHYGLTSTDVVDTAYGYLYKQANDIIREDLKRFTEIVADKAREHKHTIMMGRTHGVHAEPTTFGLKLATWYSEMKRNIERFERAAAGVEAGKISGAVGNFANIPSFVEKYVCDKLGIRPQEISTQVLPRDLHAEYFATLALIATSIERMATEIRGLQKSEQREVEEFFAKGQKGSSAMPHKRNPIGSENMTGLARVIRGHMVTAYENVALWHERDISHSSAERIIAPDTTILIDYMLNRFGNIVKNLTVFPENMLRNMQSTFGLIYSQRVMLTLIEKGMTREEAYDLVQPKTAYSWDNQVDFKPLLEADEKVTSRLTQDEIDELFNPSYYAKRVDEVFKRIGLD from the coding sequence ATGATCGAACGTTATTCACGCCCTGAGATGGCGAACATTTGGAGTGAAGAAAACAAGTACCGTGCGTGGTTAGAGGTAGAGATTCTAGCTGACGAGGCATGGGCTGAGCTGGGTGAGATTCCCAAGGAAGATGTAGCGCTGATTCGAGAAAAGGCGACCTTTGACATCGATCGCATTTTAGAAATTGAGCAAGAAACTCGCCATGACGTGGTGGCATTCACTCGTGCCGTGTCTGAGAGCCTTGGTCAAGAGCGCAAGTGGGTGCACTACGGCTTGACCTCAACTGACGTGGTGGATACGGCTTACGGCTACCTTTACAAGCAAGCCAACGACATCATCCGTGAGGATTTGAAGCGCTTTACTGAGATTGTAGCGGACAAGGCACGTGAGCACAAGCACACCATCATGATGGGACGTACCCACGGGGTTCACGCAGAGCCAACGACTTTTGGGCTCAAGCTTGCCACTTGGTACAGTGAGATGAAGCGTAATATCGAGCGTTTCGAGCGTGCAGCAGCAGGTGTTGAGGCTGGTAAGATTTCTGGTGCGGTTGGTAACTTTGCCAATATCCCATCTTTTGTGGAAAAATACGTCTGCGACAAGCTAGGCATTCGTCCACAGGAAATCTCAACGCAGGTCTTGCCACGTGACCTCCATGCTGAATATTTTGCAACGCTTGCCTTGATTGCAACCTCAATTGAGCGTATGGCGACCGAAATCCGTGGTTTGCAAAAGTCTGAACAGCGTGAAGTTGAGGAATTTTTCGCTAAAGGTCAAAAAGGCAGCTCAGCTATGCCACACAAGCGCAACCCAATCGGTTCTGAAAACATGACAGGTCTTGCACGTGTTATCCGTGGGCACATGGTGACTGCCTATGAAAATGTCGCCCTCTGGCACGAGCGTGACATCTCTCACTCATCTGCTGAGCGTATCATCGCACCAGATACGACCATTCTCATCGACTACATGCTCAACCGTTTTGGCAATATCGTGAAAAATCTTACCGTATTTCCTGAAAATATGCTACGCAACATGCAGTCTACTTTCGGTTTGATTTACAGCCAGCGTGTCATGTTGACCTTGATTGAAAAAGGCATGACTCGTGAGGAAGCCTATGACCTCGTGCAGCCAAAAACAGCTTACTCTTGGGACAATCAAGTGGACTTCAAGCCGCTGCTAGAAGCCGATGAAAAAGTAACTAGCCGCCTGACCCAAGACGAGATTGATGAACTCTTCAACCCAAGCTACTACGCCAAACGTGTTGATGAAGTTTTCAAACGCATTGGTTTAGACTAA
- a CDS encoding glutamate-cysteine ligase family protein: MTRSKELLYNRYIKPIKTNPKAYIGVEFEFPIVNTLGAATDIAVSKALLAYLVEECSFQSVQKDADGTHVQVKEPVSGDAILFEVSYNILEFAFEKALTIQEIDQRFKRYLELIQSYLRKHHHELQGWGVHPHWKINDNRPVALPRYQMLLAYLALSQKEQAGAFHDYPDYGAFICGNQVQLDISEKNLIPVLNRFNQLEPIKAYLFANSIFWDNNWDTRLSRDIFWEESMHGKHLQNSGLYDHTLTGIDDLIDYLDQTSLFTTMREDKLLYFSPIRAKDYLEKDTIKAYDLEGNIVNIKPKEEDFTYHRSYNYEDVTTRGTVEFRSTCTQALDKNFAPVAFHLGLFNNLEKLGDYLDNLPLYEKYHHDYRHMRRLFAKTTLPTDDEKELDVICSHLVKLAEEGLQSRGYGEESYLKDL; this comes from the coding sequence ATGACACGTTCAAAGGAATTGCTATACAATCGCTACATCAAGCCGATTAAAACCAATCCCAAAGCCTATATAGGAGTTGAGTTTGAATTTCCTATTGTCAATACACTAGGTGCTGCGACAGATATTGCCGTCTCAAAGGCGCTGCTAGCCTACTTAGTAGAGGAGTGTAGTTTTCAATCCGTGCAAAAAGACGCAGACGGTACCCATGTTCAGGTCAAAGAGCCCGTTTCTGGAGATGCTATCCTTTTTGAAGTGTCTTACAATATCCTAGAGTTTGCTTTTGAAAAAGCGTTGACTATCCAAGAAATCGACCAGCGCTTTAAGCGCTATCTGGAGCTTATCCAGTCCTATCTCCGTAAGCACCATCACGAGTTGCAAGGTTGGGGTGTTCACCCCCACTGGAAAATCAACGACAATCGCCCAGTTGCCTTACCTCGTTATCAGATGTTGCTGGCCTATTTGGCTTTATCACAAAAAGAGCAGGCGGGTGCTTTTCACGATTATCCAGATTACGGCGCTTTTATTTGTGGCAATCAAGTGCAACTTGACATTTCAGAGAAAAACCTCATCCCAGTGCTTAACCGCTTCAACCAGCTAGAGCCGATTAAAGCTTACTTATTTGCTAATTCTATCTTTTGGGATAACAATTGGGATACACGTCTGTCACGGGATATTTTTTGGGAAGAGTCCATGCATGGCAAACACCTCCAAAATAGCGGGCTTTATGACCATACTCTGACAGGGATTGATGATTTGATAGATTATCTTGATCAGACCAGTCTTTTTACCACCATGCGAGAGGATAAACTGCTCTATTTTTCTCCGATTAGGGCTAAAGATTATCTTGAAAAAGATACCATCAAAGCCTATGATTTAGAGGGGAATATCGTCAACATAAAACCTAAAGAGGAGGACTTTACTTACCATCGGAGCTATAACTACGAAGATGTGACAACAAGGGGCACCGTTGAGTTCCGAAGTACCTGCACGCAAGCCTTAGATAAAAATTTTGCTCCCGTTGCCTTTCATCTTGGCTTATTTAACAACCTCGAAAAACTAGGCGATTATTTAGATAATCTTCCCCTATATGAAAAATACCATCATGATTACAGACATATGCGACGTCTTTTTGCAAAAACAACCCTTCCTACAGACGATGAAAAAGAACTAGACGTCATTTGCAGCCACCTAGTAAAGCTTGCTGAAGAAGGATTACAATCACGAGGTTATGGTGAAGAAAGTTATCTCAAAGACCTCTAA
- a CDS encoding IS630 transposase-related protein, which yields MKSYGIDFRKRVINYVEAGHSKKETCQLFGISTNTLYLWEKQLKELGHLERQKRKPSPRKLPLDKLEAYVKEHPDAFLREIAEHFDCSIPSVWAALKKLNITLKKDHNL from the coding sequence ATGAAAAGTTACGGAATAGATTTTAGAAAACGAGTTATTAATTATGTAGAGGCTGGTCATTCCAAAAAAGAAACGTGTCAGTTATTTGGAATTAGCACTAATACACTGTATCTGTGGGAGAAACAACTCAAAGAACTAGGTCATTTGGAGCGCCAAAAAAGAAAACCAAGCCCTCGCAAATTGCCATTGGATAAGTTAGAAGCCTATGTCAAGGAACATCCAGATGCTTTCTTAAGGGAAATTGCAGAGCATTTTGACTGTAGTATTCCCTCAGTTTGGGCTGCCTTAAAAAAACTGAACATCACTTTAAAAAAAGACCACAACCTATAA
- a CDS encoding transposase, with translation MRRYLDVLACFPNTPIVYIDETGIDTYLYRHKARAPRGEKVYDKVSGRRFERISVVAGQIGSKIIAPLLYHGTMTAELFIKWYQEQLLPSLTEPHVIIMDNAAFHPKKQLDELAVAKGHYFLPLPPYSPELNPIEQFWATLKRKVTELLRTGRSVQSALEYYFKTK, from the coding sequence GTGAGACGCTATCTTGATGTTTTAGCCTGCTTTCCAAACACCCCTATTGTTTATATTGATGAGACTGGCATTGATACTTATCTTTATCGTCACAAAGCTAGAGCACCTCGAGGGGAGAAAGTATACGACAAGGTAAGTGGACGCAGATTCGAAAGAATTTCGGTAGTAGCTGGTCAAATTGGTTCTAAAATTATAGCCCCCTTGCTTTATCATGGAACGATGACAGCGGAATTATTTATCAAGTGGTATCAGGAGCAGCTATTGCCATCCTTGACAGAACCCCATGTCATCATTATGGATAATGCAGCTTTTCACCCCAAGAAACAACTAGATGAGCTTGCAGTGGCTAAGGGACACTATTTTCTTCCGCTTCCACCTTATTCCCCTGAACTCAATCCCATCGAACAGTTTTGGGCTACTCTAAAAAGAAAGGTGACTGAATTGTTAAGAACAGGTCGTTCTGTTCAGTCTGCTTTGGAATACTATTTTAAAACTAAATAA
- a CDS encoding ACT domain-containing protein encodes MKAIITVVGKDKSGIVAAVSTKVAELGLNIDDITQTILDEYFTMMAVVSSDEKKDFSYLRAQLEALGEELQVKINIQSSAIFDAMHNV; translated from the coding sequence ATGAAAGCAATTATCACAGTTGTTGGTAAAGATAAGTCAGGGATTGTTGCAGCAGTCTCAACAAAAGTGGCAGAATTAGGCTTAAACATTGATGATATTACACAAACGATTTTGGATGAGTATTTTACGATGATGGCAGTGGTGTCTAGTGATGAGAAAAAGGATTTCTCTTATTTGCGAGCTCAGCTGGAAGCTTTGGGTGAAGAGCTTCAAGTGAAGATCAATATTCAAAGTTCGGCTATTTTTGACGCCATGCATAATGTATAG
- a CDS encoding PFL family protein gives MDIKQVQETIEMIEEQNFDIRTITMGISLLDCIDTDIDRVAAKVYDKVVAKASKLVEVGDEIASELGIPIVNKRVSVTPISLIGAATDATDYVPIAKALDKAAHEIGVDFIGGFSALVQKGYQKGDEILINSIPRALAETEKVCSSVNIGSTKSGINMTAVRDMGRIIKETSEASEMGPAKLVVFANAVEDNPFMAGAFHGVGEADVVINVGVSGPGVVKRALEKVRGESFDVVAETVKKTAFKITRIGQLVGQMASERLGVKFGIVDLSLAPTPAVGDSVARVLEEMGLETVGTHGTTAALALLNDQVKKGGVMACNQVGGLSGAFIPVSEDEGMIAAVQSGSLNLEKLEAMTAICSVGLDMIAIPEDTPAETIAAMIADEAAIGVINQKTTAVRIIPKGQEGDMIEFGGLLGTAPVMSVNKNSSAAFIARGGQIPAPIHSFKN, from the coding sequence ATGGATATTAAGCAGGTTCAAGAAACAATAGAGATGATTGAGGAGCAGAATTTCGATATTCGTACGATTACGATGGGGATTTCGCTTCTTGATTGTATTGATACAGATATCGACCGTGTGGCAGCTAAGGTGTACGATAAGGTTGTTGCAAAGGCAAGTAAGCTTGTTGAGGTAGGAGATGAGATTGCAAGTGAACTTGGTATTCCGATTGTTAACAAGCGTGTATCTGTGACGCCAATTTCATTGATTGGTGCGGCGACGGACGCAACGGATTACGTACCGATTGCGAAGGCTTTGGATAAGGCAGCACATGAGATTGGTGTTGACTTTATCGGTGGCTTTTCAGCTTTGGTGCAAAAAGGCTATCAAAAGGGCGATGAGATTTTGATCAATTCGATTCCTCGTGCTTTGGCAGAGACGGAAAAAGTGTGTTCATCTGTCAATATCGGATCTACCAAGTCAGGTATTAACATGACGGCGGTTCGTGATATGGGGCGTATCATCAAGGAAACTTCGGAAGCGTCTGAGATGGGTCCTGCAAAGCTGGTTGTTTTTGCAAATGCAGTTGAAGACAATCCTTTTATGGCGGGTGCTTTTCATGGTGTCGGTGAAGCGGATGTGGTCATCAATGTTGGTGTTTCTGGACCTGGTGTTGTTAAGCGTGCCTTAGAAAAAGTTCGTGGTGAGAGCTTTGATGTGGTCGCTGAAACCGTTAAGAAAACTGCCTTTAAAATCACTCGTATCGGTCAGTTGGTTGGTCAAATGGCAAGCGAGCGTTTGGGTGTTAAGTTTGGAATTGTTGATTTATCTTTAGCACCAACACCTGCTGTTGGAGACTCTGTTGCTCGTGTGCTGGAAGAGATGGGACTTGAAACAGTCGGTACGCATGGAACGACCGCTGCGCTTGCGCTTTTAAATGACCAAGTCAAAAAAGGCGGTGTCATGGCATGTAATCAAGTCGGTGGTTTGTCTGGTGCTTTCATCCCTGTCTCTGAAGATGAGGGGATGATTGCTGCGGTGCAGTCTGGCTCGCTCAATCTTGAAAAACTAGAAGCAATGACGGCTATCTGCTCGGTTGGGCTTGATATGATTGCCATTCCAGAGGATACGCCAGCAGAAACGATTGCGGCTATGATTGCGGATGAGGCGGCAATTGGGGTTATCAATCAAAAAACAACAGCTGTGCGCATTATTCCAAAAGGTCAAGAAGGTGATATGATTGAGTTTGGTGGTTTGCTTGGAACTGCACCAGTCATGTCTGTTAATAAAAATTCTTCAGCAGCCTTCATCGCTCGTGGTGGACAGATTCCAGCACCGATTCACAGCTTTAAAAATTAA